Proteins co-encoded in one Candidatus Binataceae bacterium genomic window:
- a CDS encoding lysylphosphatidylglycerol synthase transmembrane domain-containing protein, producing MAPPSEPPSSAAAGRGRALFGFALRAGAGLVIVTLLLWHYNLRPVLHQLARERIGLFFIAVGLFVAGQVVSAYRWSLLGAILKIPAPFFDYLSYAFIGMFTNVFVPGLVGGDALRAVYLGRRHQRLADAIASVAADRIVGLIGLFWLAAAAAAAMSAKLPRSLILPTIAVGAISVAGFAALPLIGKLAARMPGRIVVLAATIAPYLSRPLAMMPAIALSIALQVSLAICQWILARGLGLSTPLTLFVLCVPIANVFASLPVTLNGLGVRETAYLMLFGMAGMPKSDAIALGLLWFAATVIGNLTGVVAFVLTETPPLRAASEEV from the coding sequence ATGGCGCCGCCCTCTGAACCGCCTTCATCGGCCGCCGCCGGCAGGGGGCGCGCGCTTTTTGGCTTCGCGCTGCGCGCGGGCGCCGGATTGGTCATCGTCACGCTTCTGCTCTGGCACTACAATCTTCGGCCGGTGCTCCATCAGCTCGCGCGCGAGCGGATCGGCCTCTTCTTCATCGCTGTGGGATTGTTTGTAGCCGGACAGGTGGTGTCGGCGTATCGCTGGAGCCTGCTGGGCGCGATCCTGAAAATCCCCGCGCCGTTCTTCGACTACCTGAGCTACGCCTTCATCGGGATGTTCACCAACGTTTTCGTGCCGGGGTTGGTCGGCGGCGACGCCCTGCGCGCGGTCTATCTCGGCCGTCGCCATCAGCGGCTCGCCGACGCGATCGCTTCGGTCGCCGCCGACCGTATCGTCGGGTTGATCGGACTGTTCTGGCTCGCCGCCGCTGCCGCGGCGGCCATGAGCGCCAAATTGCCGCGGTCGCTCATCCTGCCGACGATCGCGGTCGGGGCGATTTCTGTGGCCGGCTTTGCGGCCCTGCCGCTCATCGGCAAGCTGGCGGCGCGGATGCCGGGGCGAATTGTCGTCTTGGCGGCGACGATCGCCCCCTACCTTAGTCGGCCGCTCGCGATGATGCCGGCGATCGCGCTCTCGATCGCGCTGCAGGTGTCGCTCGCGATCTGTCAGTGGATATTAGCGCGCGGACTTGGGCTCTCCACGCCTCTTACGCTCTTCGTGCTGTGCGTCCCCATCGCCAACGTGTTTGCGAGCCTACCGGTTACGCTCAACGGGCTGGGCGTACGCGAGACCGCCTACCTGATGCTGTTCGGGATGGCCGGAATGCCGAAGTCCGACGCGATCGCGCTCGGGCTCTTGTGGTTCGCGGCAACCGTGATCGGCAATCTGACCGGCGTAGTGGCCTTCGTGCTCACCGAGACGCCGCCCCTGCGCGCAGCCTCGGAAGAGGTCTGA
- the hpnJ gene encoding hopanoid biosynthesis associated radical SAM protein HpnJ encodes MKTLFLNPPSYEDFDGGAGSRYQATREVWSFWYPTWLAYPAGMIPGARLLDAPPHGYDLKRTVEEARNYDFVVIHTSTPSLRMDARTAEAIKTANPDCIIAFVGGHPTAEPEGTLKVSSAIDIAGRREFDHSMVEVAQGWDWSKVGGISYRKNGAIHHNPDRAQLTNEELDKLPFVTEIYQNNLDYLKYNSPYCQYPYVSIYTGRGCPARCTFCLWPQVTQGHRYRVRSPENVYEEVVAMKSKFPKMKELFFDDDTFTADPGRARKIAQLLKPLGITWSTNSRANVDYETLKVLKDGGLRLFVVGYESGNDQILRNIKKGVRLDRARRFTRDCHEVGILIHGTFILGLPGETRETIQETMRFAREMDCETIQVSLASPYPGTELYNYVVKNGYLAVNPLLDESGYQKCTIKYPGLSNDEIYGAVERFYRSFYFRPRYIFKAVRKMVSSREECKRLLKEGGQFLSTMRQRRAQASVAEQASA; translated from the coding sequence ATGAAGACGCTTTTCCTGAATCCCCCTTCCTACGAGGACTTTGACGGCGGTGCCGGCTCGCGTTACCAGGCCACCCGCGAGGTCTGGTCGTTCTGGTATCCGACCTGGCTGGCCTACCCGGCCGGAATGATCCCGGGGGCGCGCCTGCTCGACGCTCCGCCTCACGGTTACGACCTCAAGCGCACGGTCGAAGAGGCCAGGAATTACGATTTCGTAGTGATCCACACCTCGACGCCGTCGCTGCGGATGGACGCACGCACGGCCGAGGCTATCAAGACCGCCAATCCCGATTGCATCATCGCCTTCGTCGGCGGCCATCCCACCGCCGAGCCCGAAGGGACGCTCAAGGTCTCATCGGCGATCGATATCGCCGGACGGCGCGAGTTCGACCACTCGATGGTCGAAGTGGCGCAGGGCTGGGATTGGAGCAAGGTGGGCGGAATCTCGTATCGCAAAAACGGTGCGATTCATCACAACCCTGACCGCGCCCAGCTTACCAACGAAGAACTGGACAAGCTGCCGTTCGTCACCGAAATCTATCAAAACAACCTCGACTACCTGAAATACAATAGCCCCTACTGCCAGTATCCGTACGTATCGATATACACGGGGCGCGGATGCCCGGCGCGCTGCACTTTCTGCCTGTGGCCGCAGGTCACGCAGGGCCATCGCTACCGCGTGCGCAGTCCCGAAAACGTTTACGAAGAAGTCGTCGCGATGAAGAGTAAGTTTCCCAAGATGAAGGAACTGTTCTTCGACGACGACACCTTCACCGCCGATCCCGGCCGGGCGCGGAAGATCGCCCAGCTCCTCAAGCCGCTTGGCATCACCTGGTCAACCAATTCGCGCGCCAACGTCGATTACGAAACCCTCAAGGTGCTCAAGGACGGCGGCCTGCGGCTGTTCGTGGTCGGCTACGAAAGCGGCAACGACCAGATCCTGAGGAACATCAAGAAGGGCGTCCGGCTCGACCGCGCGCGACGCTTCACCCGCGACTGCCACGAAGTCGGCATCCTGATTCACGGTACCTTCATCCTCGGTCTGCCCGGCGAAACCCGCGAGACGATCCAGGAGACGATGCGTTTTGCGCGCGAGATGGACTGCGAGACCATCCAGGTCTCGCTGGCGTCGCCCTATCCTGGCACCGAGCTCTACAACTATGTGGTCAAGAACGGCTACCTCGCCGTCAACCCGCTGCTCGACGAGTCGGGCTATCAGAAGTGCACGATCAAATATCCGGGGCTGAGCAACGACGAGATCTACGGCGCGGTCGAGCGCTTCTACCGCAGCTTCTACTTCCGCCCGCGCTATATCTTCAAAGCGGTGCGCAAGATGGTGAGTTCGCGCGAGGAATGCAAACGGCTGCTCAAAGAGGGCGGACAGTTCCTTTCAACAATGCGCCAGCGGCGGGCGCAGGCTTCAGTGGCCGAGCAGGCCTCGGCCTAG
- a CDS encoding glycosyltransferase, with protein sequence MTTALFWLAALGLASSLIYYAASTIAAMHFAAHAADPPPPLPKPPPRIAVLKPLSGLSSNLLANLTSYLESGYPRADFFFAVPSYEDRAAEAPVALRSRYPYASITLIVGDEPGIANRKIAKVVRMAERAERADAFVLSDADISVERGHLERLVAELFADERVGMMTCAYRARPTGSFASRLAASFINTDFAPQVMLAVAVESLRYAFGATIAVRRAALEAAGGMRALGEKLADDFELGRAVADKGWEIRLSRSLVTSGSEERDFREFWQRKLRWARTYRIMRPLSLLTIMINGPLWGLVMLAATGASPAAAALCAGVISARLASSALILARALKLPELLGDLWLVPLKDLVMAAIWAASLVGNEVSWGGRRFIISDTGVMREITDG encoded by the coding sequence GTGACTACCGCGTTGTTCTGGCTCGCGGCGCTCGGCCTCGCGAGCTCGTTGATTTATTATGCGGCTTCTACAATCGCTGCGATGCACTTCGCCGCGCACGCCGCCGATCCGCCGCCGCCACTGCCCAAGCCGCCGCCGCGCATCGCTGTGCTGAAACCGCTCTCCGGGCTCTCCTCCAATCTGCTCGCCAATCTCACCAGCTACCTTGAGAGCGGCTACCCGCGCGCCGACTTCTTCTTCGCCGTTCCGAGCTACGAGGATCGCGCCGCCGAGGCGCCGGTCGCGCTCCGCTCCCGCTATCCATACGCGAGCATCACGCTCATCGTCGGCGACGAGCCCGGCATCGCCAACCGCAAGATCGCCAAAGTCGTCCGCATGGCCGAGCGCGCCGAGCGGGCCGACGCCTTCGTGCTGAGCGACGCCGACATCTCGGTCGAGCGCGGCCACCTCGAGCGGCTCGTCGCCGAACTCTTCGCCGATGAGCGCGTGGGCATGATGACATGCGCCTATCGCGCGCGGCCGACCGGCTCGTTCGCGTCGCGCCTGGCGGCGTCGTTTATCAACACCGACTTCGCGCCGCAAGTGATGCTGGCGGTCGCCGTCGAATCGTTGCGCTACGCCTTCGGCGCGACCATCGCGGTGCGCCGGGCGGCCCTGGAAGCCGCCGGCGGCATGCGCGCGCTTGGCGAGAAGCTCGCCGACGACTTCGAGCTGGGCCGCGCAGTGGCCGACAAAGGCTGGGAAATCCGACTCTCGCGCTCGCTCGTCACCTCGGGCTCCGAAGAACGGGATTTCCGCGAGTTCTGGCAGCGCAAGCTGCGCTGGGCGCGGACCTATCGCATCATGCGCCCGCTGAGCCTCCTGACCATCATGATCAACGGCCCCCTGTGGGGGCTGGTGATGCTGGCCGCGACCGGCGCGAGCCCCGCCGCGGCAGCCCTTTGCGCCGGCGTGATCTCGGCGCGCCTGGCGAGTTCGGCGCTGATCCTCGCGCGCGCGCTCAAACTGCCGGAGCTGCTGGGCGATCTCTGGCTGGTGCCGCTGAAGGACCTCGTGATGGCGGCGATCTGGGCCGCGAGCCTCGTCGGCAACGAGGTATCATGGGGCGGGCGGCGCTTTATCATTTCGGACACCGGCGTGATGCGTGAGATCACCGATGGATAG
- a CDS encoding CaiB/BaiF CoA-transferase family protein, with translation MPNTLDGIVAVDLTQNVAGPYCTQLLGDFGATVIKIERPGIGDDSRRYAPAWSGGATEPGDSTAFLAYNRNKKSVCVDLDHPAGLAVVRRLAERADIFVHSLKPGSAEARGLGYDDLKARNPRLIYAAISGFGETGPMRQLPGYDPLGQAHSGVISVTGHPGAPPARVVVPIIDMGSGLWLFSGVLAAIIERGRTGRGARVGVSLLETGVAWTTLHMSNYVATGEVPERTGSASPAAAPYEAFETGDGWIMIAAGNDRLFGRLCERLEIPELIRDDRFSSNAARVPRRAELHALIEERTRRRPTEHWVAALREVGVPCSPINRLDQVHDDPQVNAVGMIKRIDGFRVPDFEIVDVAVNVNGEKATLRSMPPRLGEHTDEVLHGAGYSADEIAALREAGTIG, from the coding sequence ATGCCTAATACTCTCGACGGAATTGTTGCGGTCGACCTTACGCAAAACGTGGCCGGCCCGTATTGCACTCAACTTCTCGGCGACTTCGGCGCGACCGTCATCAAGATCGAACGCCCCGGAATCGGCGATGATTCGCGCCGCTATGCCCCCGCATGGAGCGGCGGCGCTACCGAGCCCGGCGATTCGACCGCGTTTTTAGCTTACAACCGGAACAAAAAGAGTGTCTGCGTCGATCTCGACCATCCCGCCGGCCTCGCGGTCGTGCGCCGGCTCGCCGAGCGCGCCGACATCTTCGTCCATTCGCTCAAGCCCGGGAGCGCCGAGGCGCGCGGTCTTGGCTACGACGACCTGAAAGCGCGCAACCCGCGGCTCATCTACGCCGCGATCAGCGGTTTTGGCGAAACCGGACCGATGCGTCAGCTGCCCGGCTACGATCCGCTCGGCCAGGCGCACTCGGGCGTGATCAGCGTCACGGGCCATCCGGGCGCGCCGCCCGCGCGCGTTGTCGTTCCAATTATCGACATGGGTTCCGGATTGTGGCTGTTCTCCGGCGTGCTCGCCGCGATTATCGAGCGGGGCAGGACCGGCCGCGGAGCACGGGTCGGCGTGAGCCTGCTCGAAACCGGGGTCGCGTGGACCACGCTGCATATGAGCAACTACGTGGCGACCGGAGAGGTGCCCGAGCGCACCGGCTCGGCGTCGCCGGCGGCGGCGCCCTACGAGGCGTTCGAGACCGGGGACGGATGGATCATGATTGCGGCGGGCAACGATCGGCTGTTCGGCCGCCTGTGCGAGCGCCTTGAGATTCCGGAGCTTATCCGCGACGATCGCTTCAGCAGCAACGCCGCGCGCGTTCCGCGCCGCGCTGAGCTTCACGCGCTTATCGAAGAGCGCACGCGGCGGCGTCCGACAGAACACTGGGTCGCCGCGCTGCGCGAGGTTGGCGTGCCGTGCAGCCCGATCAACCGCCTCGACCAGGTGCACGACGACCCGCAGGTCAACGCCGTCGGGATGATCAAGCGGATCGACGGCTTCCGTGTCCCTGATTTCGAGATCGTCGACGTCGCGGTCAACGTCAACGGCGAGAAGGCGACGCTGCGCTCGATGCCGCCGCGGCTCGGCGAACATACCGACGAAGTGCTGCACGGCGCGGGCTACAGCGCGGACGAGATCGCCGCTCTGCGCGAGGCCGGCACTATCGGTTAG
- a CDS encoding redoxin domain-containing protein: MALQVGQQAPDFTMKSNKMQDVKLSDLRGSKVLLLFVPLAFTGTUTKEFCGVRDTLAEYEQLGCKVFGISTDSPFALDAWAREQNYQFPLLSDYNKEVSPAYDSMYPELLGFKGVCKRSAYVIDSQGKVRYREVLEDARQIPDLDAIKMCLKEI, from the coding sequence ATGGCTTTACAGGTCGGACAGCAGGCGCCCGACTTCACGATGAAGTCGAATAAGATGCAGGACGTGAAACTTTCGGATTTGCGCGGCAGCAAGGTTCTCTTGCTCTTCGTGCCGCTTGCGTTTACCGGCACTTGAACCAAGGAATTTTGCGGCGTGCGGGACACGCTGGCAGAGTACGAACAGCTCGGATGCAAGGTATTTGGTATTTCGACCGACAGCCCGTTCGCGCTCGACGCATGGGCGCGCGAGCAGAATTATCAGTTCCCGCTGCTGAGCGACTACAACAAGGAAGTGTCGCCGGCCTACGACTCGATGTATCCCGAACTGCTGGGCTTCAAGGGCGTATGCAAACGCTCGGCCTACGTGATCGACAGTCAGGGCAAGGTCCGCTATCGCGAAGTGCTCGAGGACGCTCGTCAGATCCCCGACCTCGACGCGATCAAGATGTGTCTCAAGGAAATATAG
- a CDS encoding SMP-30/gluconolactonase/LRE family protein, which yields MQLETLAYGYGLIEGPRVDERNRLYFSDVPNGGVYRRSPDGAVETLIPRRRGVGGIALNAPGGIVCSGRSLICWDETTRQSRDLFTEWEGRALRGLNDLTVDGEGSIFVGSLEFDALSSDTPIPGNVFRVDPPNTVTKLWEGIEVTNGMGFSPDAKLLYHCDSTTRAVWVYDVTADRRLKDRRVFAQLPEGWPDGMAVDVEGGVWVAVVRYGEVVRIKADATLERRVKMPSTMVTSLCFGGADMMDLYVVTADNTEDANRKGTIFRMRSDVPGLKVPKGRF from the coding sequence ATGCAGCTTGAAACCCTGGCCTACGGCTACGGCCTTATCGAGGGGCCGCGCGTCGACGAACGCAACCGGCTCTACTTCAGCGACGTTCCCAACGGCGGCGTTTACCGGCGCAGCCCCGACGGCGCCGTCGAGACGCTCATCCCGCGCCGGCGCGGCGTCGGGGGAATCGCGCTCAATGCTCCGGGCGGCATCGTATGCAGCGGCCGCAGCCTGATTTGCTGGGACGAGACGACGAGGCAAAGCCGCGACCTGTTCACCGAATGGGAAGGGCGAGCGCTGCGCGGCCTGAACGACCTTACCGTCGATGGCGAGGGCAGCATCTTCGTAGGCTCGCTCGAATTCGACGCGCTCTCCTCCGACACGCCCATCCCCGGCAACGTCTTTCGCGTCGACCCGCCCAACACCGTGACCAAGCTGTGGGAGGGGATCGAGGTGACCAACGGGATGGGCTTTAGCCCGGACGCCAAGCTGCTGTATCATTGCGATTCGACCACGCGGGCGGTGTGGGTCTATGACGTCACCGCCGACCGCAGGCTCAAGGACCGCCGCGTCTTCGCGCAGCTGCCCGAGGGATGGCCGGACGGGATGGCGGTTGACGTCGAGGGCGGAGTGTGGGTCGCGGTCGTGCGCTACGGCGAGGTCGTGCGCATCAAGGCGGACGCCACGCTCGAGCGCAGAGTCAAGATGCCGTCAACGATGGTGACGAGCCTCTGCTTCGGCGGCGCCGACATGATGGATCTGTACGTGGTGACGGCCGACAATACGGAGGACGCGAATCGCAAGGGCACGATATTCAGGATGCGCTCGGACGTTCCGGGTCTGAAAGTGCCGAAAGGTCGTTTCTAG
- a CDS encoding CusA/CzcA family heavy metal efflux RND transporter, producing the protein MIRSLMQVALKGRAVIIGLAIALLLSGIFAFSQIDIEAYPDPVQPMVELLTLPNGLSAEEVERLVTVPLEYTLSTTRNLEAMRSISLFGLSDIRCYFSWDSDYYWDNAETVNQLQFVSLPAGITAAISPENSIGEIYRYTIESPDHDLLNQKTVNDWIVSRQLSTVPGVIGDSTFGGLTKEYQVDVDPQKLDYYHVPLSALTGALANANISSGGNYLDVGEQAFDVRGLGFIDSLDDIRNTLLAVNKATPITVNNVAEVSVGYAPRLGIVGMNNRDEVSEGIVLMRKYGNTLKTLRGVEAKVKQLNTSGMLPRGYQVVPYYDRTALVETTLRTVLENLTIGMALVFLVLIFFLSNLKAAVIAAINIPLALCGAFILMKVSDTPANLISLGAIDFGIIIDTTVIVMENIHRHLSSDEFEHESPFGRILRAAQEVGGPMLFSTLIFVIAFLPLFTMRGVEGAIFSPMSHTYAYALGSAILLAVTLTPVLGSFAFARGLHDVYNPLWNGIARFYHGMFMRVLRWPRLTLVVVLMLAAAAASTYPRLGGEFLPKLEEGNVWLTATMPPTISLMRGAVLANRMRQLLMSFPEVTTVVSQLGRPDDGTETTGFFSIEFSVDLKPAAEWPAGLTKPEMVRRIDTKLRREMPGVSFDYSQNIEANIDEALSGVKGTNSVKVFGRDLAVDERIANQLVEVIGKVPGAVDMAVYRSLGQPNLVIKPDRAAAARYGLNVSDVAAIVQAAIGGQAVTQVFEGDERFDLVVRWKPQYRQSLDAIRNIRVATPAGADIPLAQIAQVRTEEGASFIYREGLERYVPVRFAVRGRDLQSTVESAKQTVAREINLPEGVHLEWAGEYGELQEANRRLMIVVPFALVLIAGVLYAATTSLIDTFVIMAQIPVACMGGILGLYLTRTPFSVSAAVGFISIFGIAVMDGILLSFYIRQLWQEGHPFREAIVMGSDRRLRATMMTDMVDAFGLLPAALSTRIGAQTQRPLAIVVIGGALAILLVTRILQPVLIYLCHRRLRLSDAPPPRPVTLRV; encoded by the coding sequence GTGATTCGCTCGTTAATGCAGGTCGCGCTGAAGGGCCGCGCCGTAATCATCGGCCTGGCCATCGCGCTGCTACTCTCCGGCATCTTCGCCTTCTCGCAGATCGATATCGAGGCTTATCCCGATCCCGTGCAGCCGATGGTCGAGCTTCTGACGCTGCCCAACGGGCTCAGCGCCGAGGAGGTCGAGCGGCTGGTGACGGTGCCGCTCGAATACACGCTCAGCACCACGCGCAACCTTGAAGCGATGCGCTCGATTTCGCTGTTCGGCCTCTCCGACATCCGCTGCTACTTCTCCTGGGATAGCGACTACTACTGGGACAACGCCGAGACCGTCAACCAGCTCCAGTTTGTCAGCCTCCCGGCGGGTATCACGGCCGCAATCTCGCCTGAGAACTCGATCGGCGAGATTTACCGCTACACGATCGAGAGCCCCGACCACGATCTGCTCAATCAGAAGACAGTTAACGACTGGATTGTTTCGCGCCAGCTCAGCACGGTGCCCGGCGTTATCGGCGACAGCACCTTTGGCGGACTGACCAAGGAATATCAGGTCGACGTTGACCCGCAGAAGCTCGATTACTACCACGTTCCGCTCTCCGCTCTGACCGGCGCGCTCGCCAACGCCAATATCAGCTCGGGTGGCAACTACCTGGACGTGGGCGAGCAGGCCTTCGACGTGCGCGGGCTGGGCTTTATCGATTCGCTCGACGACATCCGCAACACCCTGCTCGCGGTCAACAAGGCGACGCCGATCACGGTCAACAACGTGGCCGAGGTCTCCGTCGGCTACGCGCCGCGGCTGGGAATCGTCGGCATGAACAACCGCGACGAAGTGAGCGAGGGCATCGTCCTGATGCGCAAGTACGGCAACACGCTCAAGACGCTGCGCGGCGTGGAGGCCAAAGTAAAGCAGCTCAACACCTCGGGGATGCTGCCGCGCGGCTACCAGGTCGTGCCGTATTACGATCGCACGGCGCTGGTCGAGACCACGCTGCGCACGGTGCTGGAGAATCTCACGATCGGGATGGCGCTGGTCTTCCTGGTGCTGATCTTTTTTCTCAGCAATCTCAAGGCGGCGGTTATCGCCGCGATCAATATCCCGCTGGCGCTATGCGGCGCGTTCATCCTGATGAAGGTAAGCGACACGCCGGCCAACCTGATTTCGCTCGGCGCGATCGACTTCGGCATCATCATCGATACCACCGTGATCGTGATGGAGAACATCCATCGCCACCTGAGCTCCGACGAATTCGAGCACGAATCTCCGTTCGGGCGCATCCTGCGCGCCGCTCAGGAGGTCGGAGGGCCGATGCTCTTCTCGACCCTGATTTTCGTGATCGCCTTTTTGCCGCTGTTCACGATGCGCGGGGTCGAGGGCGCGATCTTCTCGCCGATGTCGCATACCTATGCCTACGCGCTGGGCAGCGCGATCCTGCTCGCGGTCACGCTCACGCCGGTGCTGGGTTCGTTCGCTTTCGCGCGCGGTCTGCACGACGTCTACAACCCGTTGTGGAACGGGATCGCGCGCTTTTATCACGGCATGTTCATGCGCGTGCTCCGATGGCCGCGGCTGACCCTGGTCGTGGTCCTGATGCTGGCCGCCGCCGCGGCTTCGACCTATCCACGCCTGGGCGGCGAATTCCTGCCCAAGCTCGAAGAAGGCAACGTCTGGCTGACGGCCACGATGCCGCCAACGATATCGCTCATGCGCGGTGCAGTGCTCGCCAATCGCATGCGGCAGTTGCTGATGTCCTTCCCCGAAGTGACGACTGTGGTGTCGCAGCTCGGCCGCCCGGACGACGGCACCGAGACCACCGGTTTCTTCAGTATCGAATTCTCGGTCGATCTCAAGCCGGCCGCTGAGTGGCCTGCCGGGCTTACCAAACCGGAGATGGTCCGACGGATCGACACGAAATTGCGGCGCGAGATGCCGGGAGTCAGCTTCGACTACTCGCAGAATATCGAAGCGAATATCGACGAAGCGCTCTCGGGTGTAAAAGGCACGAACTCGGTCAAGGTGTTTGGGCGCGACCTCGCAGTGGACGAACGTATCGCCAATCAGTTGGTCGAAGTGATCGGCAAAGTGCCCGGAGCCGTTGATATGGCGGTGTACCGATCGCTTGGTCAGCCCAATTTGGTGATCAAGCCCGACCGCGCGGCGGCCGCGCGCTACGGATTGAACGTCTCCGACGTCGCTGCGATCGTGCAGGCGGCGATCGGCGGTCAGGCCGTGACCCAGGTGTTCGAGGGCGACGAGCGCTTCGACCTGGTCGTGCGATGGAAGCCGCAGTACCGCCAGAGCCTCGACGCGATTCGCAACATCCGGGTCGCCACGCCCGCCGGCGCCGATATTCCGCTCGCGCAGATCGCACAGGTGCGCACCGAAGAAGGCGCGTCGTTTATCTATCGCGAAGGTCTCGAACGGTATGTGCCCGTGCGCTTCGCCGTGCGCGGACGCGACCTCCAGAGTACGGTCGAAAGCGCAAAGCAGACGGTCGCGCGCGAGATAAACCTGCCCGAAGGGGTGCACCTCGAATGGGCCGGCGAATATGGAGAATTGCAGGAGGCTAATCGCCGCCTGATGATCGTGGTGCCGTTTGCGCTCGTGCTGATAGCCGGCGTGCTCTACGCGGCGACGACCTCGCTCATCGATACCTTTGTCATCATGGCGCAGATTCCGGTCGCCTGCATGGGCGGCATCCTGGGCCTCTACCTGACTCGTACGCCATTCAGCGTTTCGGCCGCGGTCGGCTTCATCTCGATCTTCGGGATCGCCGTGATGGACGGAATTCTGCTGAGCTTCTATATCCGCCAGCTATGGCAGGAGGGCCATCCGTTCCGCGAGGCTATCGTTATGGGCTCGGACCGGCGGCTTCGCGCGACGATGATGACCGACATGGTCGACGCGTTCGGATTGCTGCCGGCGGCGCTCTCGACCCGGATCGGCGCGCAGACTCAGCGCCCGCTGGCGATCGTGGTGATCGGCGGCGCGCTCGCGATCCTGCTGGTGACTCGCATTCTTCAGCCGGTGCTAATCTATCTCTGCCATCGCCGGCTGCGCCTGAGCGATGCGCCGCCGCCCAGGCCGGTAACGCTGCGCGTCTGA
- a CDS encoding efflux RND transporter periplasmic adaptor subunit, with protein MSRFRTAAMFLWAPAALTVFAALCGCESSSPTRAAVDTPPAPVPQIVRQGSGEELMRIDAARVPGVALGQVREAELPAVLEANGQVTFDDRSVSSIVSRVAGRIEQVRVSQWDNVRRGEAILALYSPDFMTAEAEYLQAKQTARLSGAPGITGMAGMAASMEDAAERKLELLGMEPADIRAIVAPSPTVWMRAPIGGTVIENKATRGAAVNPGDVLYTVGTLNDVWITASIYEDDLARVHEGQSLEAVVTAYPNDVFKGVISRVSPGIDPATYTAQIRCTVANPGLKLKPQMLARVRIVTRPGMALVIAQQALVFDTDSYFAYVRVGPDTVARRKVVIASWNEKGYARIVSGLAAGDTVVVAGSLQVDELWREAHGQG; from the coding sequence ATGAGCAGGTTTAGAACGGCCGCGATGTTCCTGTGGGCGCCGGCTGCGCTGACGGTGTTCGCCGCGCTTTGCGGCTGCGAGAGTTCATCGCCGACCCGCGCCGCGGTCGACACGCCGCCCGCCCCCGTTCCTCAGATCGTCCGCCAGGGCAGCGGGGAAGAACTGATGCGGATCGATGCGGCGCGGGTCCCGGGCGTCGCGCTGGGCCAGGTGCGCGAGGCCGAGTTGCCGGCGGTGCTCGAGGCCAACGGCCAGGTCACCTTCGACGACCGCAGCGTCTCCAGCATCGTCTCGCGCGTCGCCGGCAGGATCGAGCAGGTCCGGGTCTCGCAGTGGGACAACGTGCGGCGCGGCGAGGCGATCCTCGCGCTCTACAGTCCCGATTTCATGACCGCCGAGGCTGAATACCTGCAGGCGAAGCAGACCGCCCGCTTGAGCGGCGCACCCGGTATTACCGGGATGGCGGGGATGGCGGCCTCGATGGAGGACGCGGCCGAGCGCAAGCTCGAACTGCTCGGCATGGAGCCGGCGGACATCCGCGCGATCGTCGCTCCGAGTCCGACGGTCTGGATGCGCGCGCCGATCGGCGGCACGGTGATCGAGAACAAGGCCACGCGCGGCGCGGCGGTCAATCCGGGCGATGTTCTTTATACCGTCGGCACGCTGAACGACGTCTGGATAACCGCCAGCATCTACGAGGACGACCTCGCGCGCGTGCACGAGGGGCAGAGCCTGGAGGCGGTGGTCACCGCTTATCCAAACGACGTCTTCAAGGGCGTGATCTCGCGCGTCAGCCCGGGCATCGATCCCGCCACCTACACCGCGCAGATCCGATGCACCGTCGCCAACCCCGGCCTCAAGCTGAAGCCGCAGATGCTCGCGCGGGTGCGGATCGTCACGCGGCCGGGAATGGCGCTCGTAATCGCGCAGCAGGCGCTGGTGTTCGACACCGACTCGTATTTCGCCTATGTGCGCGTGGGGCCCGATACGGTTGCGCGGCGCAAGGTCGTGATCGCGTCGTGGAACGAAAAGGGCTACGCGAGGATAGTCTCGGGCCTGGCCGCGGGAGACACGGTGGTCGTGGCCGGCTCGCTCCAGGTTGACGAGCTGTGGCGCGAAGCTCACGGCCAGGGATAG